A region from the Macrobrachium nipponense isolate FS-2020 chromosome 47, ASM1510439v2, whole genome shotgun sequence genome encodes:
- the LOC135204634 gene encoding zinc finger protein 679-like: MDHLAPSSGVNWYNYNPYGEMLGGPQLPPVELGGLDVGRHLVPQVYATAAPQVTLSNGMHYVQDGQDFSVSEAVPVQYQEPLSPLTETKAANRVHATFGEKIACQECGATFACGANLRNHLRIHTGERPFVCEECGASFTQSSNLRTHKRVHTGERPYMCGICGQTFARSSHLPGHMRTHTGEKPFSCHLCGRSFATNQIMKNHLRTHTGERPFVCDVCEATFAQSSCLATHKKIHTGERNYKCSECGKAFISRSGLQTHERVHTGEKPFTCERCDKSFKTSSYLSKHKQKYCCNNGYKSKVDHANVKKAAKKCSDGQKVGGGTATQSKAATKFSKRLLSKRLRRSHRVKTGEASAEMADGGTLVIDENSSMLSTEKESGVKTETVEVFEYNLSPASNGLESSSCQDCGLQENQDPLSKSCKKERFFSDKGCSNNLCNLTLADQCQMVTQTSYEVPSKHGVEVEGQVCDLQEEFLDSSQYKANENLESTSLVTDEKDQSSYLEKNVLEGQWDSKNAF, from the coding sequence ATGGACCACTTGGCCCCTTCTTCTGGGGTCAATTGGTACAATTATAATCCTTATGGGGAGATGTTAGGAGGACCCCAGCTCCCCCCTGTGGAGTTGGGAGGGTTAGACGTTGGTCGGCATTTAGTGCCCCAAGTGTACGCGACCGCCGCGCCCCAAGTGACCTTGAGTAATGGAATGCATTACGTACAAGATGGCCAAGATTTCAGTGTCTCAGAAGCAGTTCCTGTTCAGTACCAAGAGCCACTTTCTCCCCTGACGGAAACGAAAGCGGCAAACCGAGTTCATGCCACGTTTGGCGAGAAAATTGCTTGTCAGGAGTGTGGAGCAACCTTTGCATGCGGTGCCAACTTGAGGAATCACCTGAGGATACACACGGGGGAAAGACCGTTTGTGTGCGAGGAATGTGGGGCTTCATTTACTCAGAGTTCCAACCTGAGGACACACAAACGAGTGCACACAGGGGAACGCCCATACATGTGTGGCATCTGTGGGCAGACGTTTGCACGATCGTCACACCTGCCAGGTCACATGCGCACTCACACCGGCGAAAAGCCGTTCAGTTGTCACCTCTGCGGTCGATCTTTTGCTACCAATCAGATCATGAAGAACCACTTGAGAACCCACACGGGGGAACGGCCGTTTGTCTGCGACGTGTGCGAAGCCACCTTTGCTCAGAGCTCGTGTTTAGCCACTCACAAGAAAATTCACACCGGAGAACGCAATTACAAGTGTAGCGAGTGTGGCAAGGCATTCATCTCGAGATCGGGCTTGCAGACGCACGAACGAGTCCACACCGGAGAGAAGCCGTTCACTTGCGAGAGGTGCGACAAGTCGTTCAAAACGTCCTCGTATCTTTCAAAGCACAAACAGAAGTACTGTTGCAATAATGGTTACAAGAGTAAAGTTGACCATGCAAATGTCAAGAAGGCCGCAAAGAAATGCTCAGACGGCCAAAAGGTGGGAGGAGGTACTGCCACGCAGTCAAAAGCAGCTACCAAGTTTTCAAAACGACTCCTCTCAAAGAGACTGAGACGCTCACACAGAGTCAAGACTGGCGAAGCGAGTGCCGAAATGGCAGATGGTGGAACCCTCGTTATTGACGAGAATAGTTCCATGCTCTCAACGGAAAAAGAGTCGGGAGTGAAGACTGAGACAGTTGAAGTATTTGAGTACAACTTATCCCCTGCAAGTAATGGATTGGAATCTTCTTCATGTCAAGATTGTGGACTACAAGAAAATCAAGATCCACTCAGCAAGTCGTGCAAAAAGGAGAGATTCTTTTCGGACAAAGGCTGTAGCAACAATTTATGCAACTTGACGCTTGCTGACCAGTGCCAAATGGTAACCCAGACCTCCTACGAAGTTCCGAGTAAACACGGTGTTGAAGTTGAGGGTCAGGTTTGTGACCTGCAAGAGGAATTCTTAGATTCATCTCAGTACAAAGCTAATGAGAATTTGGAGTCCACCTCCCTTGTTACAGACGAGAAGGACCAGAGTTCGTACTTGGAAAAAAACGTACTGGAAGGTCAATGGGATTCCAAGAATGCATTCTAA